The following are encoded in a window of Arthrobacter sp. NicSoilB4 genomic DNA:
- a CDS encoding ribose-5-phosphate isomerase produces the protein MELSAHLVSHLTAKGYEVVDHGPKAYDALDDYPSFCINAALAVVADQEAGANALGIVLGGSGNGEQIAANKVKGARAALAWNLSTAKLAREHNDANVVAVGGRQHSVAEATEIIEAFLAEPFSNDERHVRRIGKIATYERTGEVID, from the coding sequence ATGGAACTGAGCGCCCACCTCGTCAGCCACCTCACCGCCAAGGGCTACGAAGTGGTCGACCATGGACCCAAGGCCTATGACGCCCTGGATGATTACCCGTCCTTCTGCATCAACGCGGCCCTCGCGGTCGTGGCGGACCAGGAAGCCGGCGCCAACGCCCTCGGGATCGTCCTCGGCGGATCCGGCAACGGCGAGCAGATCGCCGCCAACAAGGTCAAGGGCGCCCGCGCCGCGCTGGCCTGGAACCTGTCCACCGCCAAGCTCGCGCGTGAGCACAACGACGCCAACGTTGTCGCCGTCGGCGGACGCCAGCACAGCGTCGCGGAAGCCACCGAAATCATCGAAGCGTTCCTGGCCGAACCCTTCAGCAACGATGAACGCCACGTCCGCCGGATCGGCAAGATCGCCACCTACGAGCGCACCGGCGAGGTCATCGACTAG
- the pepN gene encoding aminopeptidase N, with translation MNLTRAEARERAELIAVDSYEVELDLTRGEKVFGTTTAVKFTARPGSSTFIDAVTDAVQSVTLNGVELDPAEVSDGVRIQLPDLDADNELLVVAEAPYMNTGEGLHRFVDPVDHEVYLYTQFEVPDSRRMFAVFEQPDLKASFTFTVTAPSHWDVISNSPTPVPVETIPGTDGGARSVWEFSPTPRLSSYVTALIAGPYQSVRSEVVSADGKVTPLGVFARKSLMQYLDADNIFELTRQGFEFFEAQFGCPYPFEKYDQLFVPEFNAGAMENAGAVTILEGYVFRSKVTDAQVERRAITVLHELAHMWFGDLVTMRWWNDLWLNESFAEYMSHLAAVENTAFDHAWTTFASVEKSWAYRQDQLPTTHPIFAEINDLEDVEVNFDGITYAKGASVLRQLVAWVGPEEFMSGVREYFRKHAWQNTELSDLMAELEKASGRDLDEWGRLWLETAGVNTLKPELSVGGDGKIASFAILQSATEGQPTLRPHRLAVGFYNLNGSGKLERVHREELDVDGGRTDVPSLAGLAQPDLILLNDDDLAYAKVRLDPASLATATAHLKDFSQSLPRTLVWGSAWDAARDGETPARGYVELILANIAEESDSSVILVQLRQLATTLNFYVAAEHKEATAVAAADRLWELASGVPAGSDAQLQFVKSYALLARSAAQLDTVSGLLEGSLTLEGLAVDQDLRWELITSLVAGGRAGQEKIDAELEHDNTATGQNAAALATAAIPTPEAKAKAWDSIVVKGELSNALQGSAVSGFTRVLDTSLLEPYAEKYFDAVPGIVKERTHALAQQIVVGLYPAQLTTQATIDRTDEFLAALPEDSAALRRMMLENRDGVARALRARQADAG, from the coding sequence ATGAACCTCACGCGCGCCGAAGCACGCGAGCGCGCCGAACTGATCGCCGTCGACTCCTACGAGGTCGAACTCGACCTGACCCGCGGAGAGAAGGTCTTCGGCACCACCACCGCCGTGAAGTTCACGGCCCGGCCGGGGTCCTCGACCTTCATCGACGCCGTCACCGACGCCGTGCAGAGCGTGACCCTGAACGGCGTCGAACTTGACCCGGCGGAGGTGTCCGACGGCGTCCGCATCCAACTGCCGGACCTCGACGCGGACAACGAGCTGCTGGTCGTCGCCGAAGCCCCGTACATGAACACCGGCGAAGGACTGCACCGCTTTGTGGACCCCGTGGACCATGAGGTCTACCTCTACACGCAGTTCGAGGTCCCGGACTCCCGGCGGATGTTCGCCGTGTTTGAACAGCCCGACCTCAAGGCCAGCTTCACGTTCACGGTCACTGCGCCGTCGCACTGGGACGTCATCTCCAACTCCCCCACCCCGGTGCCGGTCGAGACCATACCGGGCACCGACGGCGGCGCCCGCTCCGTCTGGGAATTCAGTCCCACACCGCGCCTCTCGTCCTACGTCACGGCCCTGATCGCCGGGCCGTACCAGTCCGTCCGCAGCGAAGTGGTCTCCGCCGACGGGAAGGTCACCCCGCTCGGCGTCTTCGCCCGCAAATCGCTGATGCAGTACCTGGACGCGGACAACATCTTCGAACTCACCCGCCAGGGCTTCGAGTTCTTCGAGGCCCAGTTCGGCTGCCCGTACCCGTTCGAGAAGTACGACCAGCTCTTCGTCCCCGAGTTCAACGCCGGGGCCATGGAAAACGCGGGGGCCGTGACCATCCTGGAAGGCTACGTCTTCCGCAGCAAGGTCACCGACGCCCAGGTGGAGCGCCGCGCCATCACCGTGCTGCACGAGCTCGCCCACATGTGGTTCGGGGACCTCGTAACGATGCGCTGGTGGAACGACCTCTGGCTCAACGAGTCCTTCGCCGAGTACATGTCCCACCTGGCCGCCGTGGAAAACACCGCCTTCGACCACGCCTGGACCACGTTCGCCTCCGTGGAGAAGTCCTGGGCCTACCGCCAGGACCAGCTGCCCACCACGCACCCGATCTTCGCCGAGATCAACGACCTGGAGGACGTCGAGGTGAACTTCGACGGCATCACCTACGCCAAGGGCGCCTCCGTGCTCCGCCAGCTCGTCGCGTGGGTGGGTCCGGAGGAGTTTATGTCCGGTGTCCGCGAGTACTTCCGCAAGCACGCCTGGCAGAACACCGAGCTCAGCGACCTGATGGCCGAACTCGAAAAGGCCAGCGGCCGCGACCTGGACGAGTGGGGCCGGCTCTGGCTGGAGACCGCCGGCGTCAACACGCTCAAGCCCGAGCTGTCCGTGGGCGGGGACGGAAAAATCGCCTCCTTCGCGATCCTGCAGTCCGCCACCGAGGGCCAGCCCACCCTCCGCCCGCACCGGCTCGCCGTGGGTTTCTACAACCTCAACGGGTCCGGGAAGCTGGAGCGCGTCCACCGCGAGGAACTCGACGTCGACGGCGGGCGCACCGACGTGCCGTCGCTCGCCGGACTCGCGCAGCCGGACCTGATCCTGCTCAACGACGACGACCTCGCCTACGCCAAGGTCCGCCTCGACCCGGCGTCGCTGGCCACCGCCACCGCGCACCTGAAGGACTTCAGCCAGAGCCTGCCGCGCACCCTCGTGTGGGGCTCGGCCTGGGACGCGGCCCGCGACGGCGAAACCCCCGCCCGCGGCTATGTGGAACTGATCCTGGCCAACATCGCCGAAGAATCCGATTCCTCCGTGATCCTGGTCCAGCTGCGCCAGCTGGCCACCACCCTGAACTTCTACGTGGCCGCGGAACACAAGGAAGCCACCGCGGTTGCCGCCGCCGACCGCCTCTGGGAGCTCGCCTCAGGCGTCCCGGCCGGCTCCGACGCGCAGCTGCAGTTCGTCAAGTCCTACGCCCTGCTGGCCCGCAGCGCAGCCCAGCTGGACACCGTGTCCGGCCTGCTGGAGGGCAGCCTGACCCTCGAGGGCCTGGCCGTGGACCAGGACCTGCGGTGGGAGCTGATCACCTCCCTCGTTGCCGGCGGCCGTGCCGGGCAGGAGAAGATCGACGCCGAACTCGAGCACGACAACACCGCCACGGGGCAGAACGCGGCGGCCCTGGCGACGGCGGCGATTCCGACGCCCGAGGCCAAGGCCAAGGCCTGGGACTCGATTGTGGTCAAGGGAGAACTGTCCAACGCGCTCCAGGGTTCCGCAGTCAGCGGCTTCACCCGCGTGCTGGACACGTCCCTGCTGGAACCGTACGCCGAGAAGTACTTCGACGCCGTCCCCGGCATCGTCAAGGAGCGCACGCACGCGCTGGCGCAGCAGATCGTCGTCGGACTCTACCCGGCGCAGCTGACCACGCAGGCGACCATCGACCGGACCGATGAGTTCCTTGCCGCGCTGCCGGAGGACAGCGCGGCCCTGCGCCGGATGATGCTGGAGAACCGCGACGGCGTGGCCCGCGCCCTGCGCGCCCGCCAGGCCGACGCCGGGTAG
- a CDS encoding OsmC family protein — protein MSLDEHHYALTVRWTGNLGEGTASYRGYSRDHDIEIPGLPVLRGSADPTFHGDRTRYNPEQLLLAALSQCHMMSFLHVAVKHGVVVTAYEDRAEGLMRTNRDGSGQFESVTLRPRVTLSAPASAELMEELHSGANKVCFIARSVNFPVLHEPSTVVGGHAG, from the coding sequence ATGAGCCTCGATGAGCACCACTACGCGCTGACAGTCCGCTGGACCGGGAACCTTGGCGAGGGGACGGCGTCGTACCGCGGCTATTCCCGGGACCACGACATCGAGATCCCGGGACTGCCCGTGCTGCGGGGTTCGGCGGACCCGACCTTCCACGGCGACCGGACCCGCTACAACCCGGAACAGCTGCTGCTGGCGGCACTGTCCCAGTGCCACATGATGTCCTTCCTGCACGTCGCCGTGAAGCACGGTGTGGTGGTGACGGCGTACGAGGACCGGGCTGAGGGACTGATGCGGACGAACCGGGACGGCAGCGGTCAGTTTGAATCGGTGACGCTCAGGCCCCGGGTGACCCTGTCGGCTCCGGCGTCGGCGGAACTCATGGAGGAACTGCACTCCGGGGCGAACAAGGTCTGCTTCATCGCCCGGAGCGTCAACTTCCCGGTGCTGCACGAACCGAGCACGGTGGTCGGGGGCCACGCGGGCTGA
- a CDS encoding epimerase gives MRILVLGGTAFLSAEIARQAVADGHDVTCLARGTASAPPDGATWLRADRSQGPAAYSAASGGAAPGGGWDAVVDVSRDPGQAREALEALAGSARHWTFVSSCSVYADHSVAGAAEDAGVLAPLAPGTELSAGNYGEAKAAIERWTTELAGDRAHLCRAGLIGGPGDGSDRYGYWPARFARDADPVLVPDIPTDATQIIDVRDLAAWILTAAQSGITGALNAVGEPVPFAAYLEESRQLAEGEAEVVAAPEDWLAAHGANYWAGPDSLPLWLPPGHEGFATRSGAAARAAGLYTRPWMDTLRDTLADERRRGLGRERKAGMSPEAERRILAEYRAAP, from the coding sequence ATGCGCATCCTGGTCCTCGGCGGCACCGCCTTCCTTTCAGCAGAAATTGCCCGGCAGGCCGTAGCTGACGGCCACGACGTCACCTGCCTGGCGCGCGGGACCGCTTCCGCCCCGCCCGACGGCGCCACCTGGCTGAGAGCGGACCGCTCGCAGGGTCCCGCCGCGTATTCGGCCGCCTCCGGGGGTGCTGCTCCCGGCGGCGGGTGGGACGCCGTCGTCGACGTTTCGCGGGACCCCGGCCAGGCGCGGGAGGCGCTCGAGGCGCTGGCGGGCTCGGCCCGGCACTGGACCTTCGTCTCCAGCTGCTCCGTCTATGCGGACCATTCCGTGGCCGGGGCCGCCGAAGACGCCGGAGTCCTGGCGCCGCTCGCGCCCGGCACGGAACTCAGCGCGGGGAACTACGGCGAAGCAAAGGCGGCGATCGAGCGCTGGACCACGGAGCTCGCCGGAGACAGGGCACATCTATGCCGGGCCGGGCTCATCGGCGGTCCGGGTGACGGCTCGGACCGCTACGGGTACTGGCCGGCCCGCTTCGCCCGGGACGCCGATCCGGTCCTGGTCCCGGACATCCCCACGGACGCCACCCAGATCATCGACGTCCGCGACCTCGCAGCCTGGATCCTCACCGCCGCCCAAAGCGGAATCACCGGGGCGCTGAACGCGGTCGGTGAACCGGTGCCTTTTGCCGCCTACCTCGAGGAATCCCGGCAGCTCGCCGAGGGCGAAGCGGAAGTCGTTGCCGCTCCGGAGGACTGGCTGGCGGCACACGGCGCGAACTACTGGGCCGGTCCGGACTCGCTGCCGTTGTGGCTGCCGCCGGGCCACGAGGGCTTCGCGACGCGCAGCGGTGCGGCGGCCCGGGCGGCCGGCCTGTACACGCGGCCCTGGATGGACACGCTGCGCGACACCCTGGCGGACGAGCGCCGCCGCGGGCTCGGCCGGGAACGCAAGGCCGGGATGAGCCCGGAGGCGGAACGCCGGATCCTGGCCGAGTACAGGGCGGCCCCGTAG
- a CDS encoding mechanosensitive ion channel domain-containing protein, with the protein MFSMTTTEPITPPDMSAVSEINVAGVLISLGVGIALWLAASFVISVITKRIAEGSTFFKKPYFRWAAPALRALEHERRVQRAHTIGALLRSVVGVLISVLTSVYVLKNLNVDVAPILTSVGILGIAIGFGAQQLIRDFLAGIFITIEDQYGIGDIIETSEVVGTVEAMNLRITRVRAEDGTIWYLRNGEILRVGNRSQGTYIPPVTPPEGEADSAPQQKAGE; encoded by the coding sequence ATGTTCAGCATGACCACGACCGAACCAATCACCCCGCCGGACATGTCGGCCGTGTCGGAGATCAACGTGGCGGGTGTCCTCATCAGCCTGGGGGTCGGCATCGCTTTGTGGCTGGCGGCGTCCTTCGTGATCTCCGTCATCACGAAGCGCATCGCCGAGGGATCCACCTTCTTCAAAAAACCATACTTCCGCTGGGCGGCGCCCGCGCTCCGGGCGCTGGAGCATGAACGCCGGGTCCAGCGGGCCCACACCATCGGAGCGCTGCTCCGGAGCGTCGTGGGCGTCCTCATCTCCGTCCTCACCAGCGTGTACGTGCTCAAGAACCTCAACGTGGACGTGGCTCCCATCCTGACCAGCGTCGGAATCCTGGGTATCGCCATCGGCTTCGGTGCCCAGCAGCTCATCCGCGACTTCCTGGCCGGCATCTTCATCACCATCGAGGACCAGTACGGCATTGGCGACATCATCGAGACCTCGGAAGTGGTGGGCACGGTGGAGGCCATGAACCTGCGGATCACGCGGGTCCGGGCGGAGGACGGCACCATCTGGTACTTGCGCAACGGCGAAATCCTGCGCGTGGGCAACCGATCCCAGGGCACCTACATCCCGCCCGTCACACCGCCGGAAGGCGAGGCGGACAGTGCTCCCCAGCAGAAAGCCGGAGAATAG
- a CDS encoding globin, which yields MTLPSAGEPRQPKQLLQNDPFSQPGYTDNFYDAVGGHETFVKLIDVFYDGVATDPLLRPMYPEQDLGPAKRRFLMFLEQYWGGPTTYGEERGHPRLRMRHMPFQVTPEAKDRWLHHMRTAVDSLDLPPLYEGTLWDYMERAALSMVNSPSGA from the coding sequence ATGACCCTTCCCAGCGCCGGCGAACCCCGCCAGCCCAAGCAGCTGCTGCAAAACGATCCGTTCAGCCAGCCCGGCTACACGGACAACTTCTATGACGCCGTGGGCGGCCACGAGACCTTCGTGAAGCTCATCGACGTGTTTTATGACGGCGTGGCGACTGATCCGCTGCTGCGGCCGATGTATCCGGAGCAGGATCTGGGCCCCGCGAAGCGCCGCTTCCTGATGTTCCTCGAGCAGTACTGGGGCGGCCCGACGACGTACGGCGAGGAGCGCGGGCACCCCCGGCTGAGGATGCGCCACATGCCGTTCCAGGTCACGCCTGAAGCGAAAGACCGGTGGCTGCACCACATGCGCACCGCGGTGGATTCCCTGGACCTCCCGCCCCTGTACGAGGGGACGCTCTGGGACTATATGGAACGAGCGGCCCTGTCGATGGTGAACAGTCCTTCCGGGGCCTGA
- a CDS encoding GNAT family N-acetyltransferase, which produces MLIVRGESAGDRAAVAALRATWAAEQEPGLQDDPEFEGAYSDWLDANPRKFFVAEVDGQLVGMLNLMVFERMPKPGKEPSRWVYLGNVYVLPEFRNAGIGARLVRTAIEFSQGIKAVRMVLSPSSDSHTFYARLGFRPAEELSVLRF; this is translated from the coding sequence ATGCTGATAGTTCGCGGAGAATCCGCCGGGGACCGGGCCGCAGTTGCGGCGCTCAGGGCCACGTGGGCCGCGGAGCAGGAGCCGGGGCTGCAGGACGATCCCGAATTCGAGGGCGCCTATAGCGACTGGCTGGATGCCAACCCGCGCAAGTTTTTTGTGGCCGAGGTGGACGGCCAGCTGGTCGGGATGCTCAACCTGATGGTCTTCGAGCGGATGCCAAAGCCCGGGAAGGAACCGTCCCGGTGGGTCTATCTGGGCAACGTCTACGTGCTGCCGGAGTTTCGGAACGCGGGCATCGGGGCCCGGCTGGTCCGGACGGCCATCGAGTTCTCGCAAGGCATCAAGGCGGTACGGATGGTACTGTCGCCCTCTTCCGACTCCCACACCTTTTACGCCCGGCTGGGCTTCCGGCCCGCGGAAGAGCTGAGCGTGCTGCGGTTCTGA
- a CDS encoding acyl-CoA thioesterase II has translation MTEAEAGLQGPPTQDPTSSLLQLLNLGELEGARTDEDIFMGPSQQQPRHRVFGGQVLAQSLIAGSRTVPEGRGVHSMHGYFLRPGDANKPITFGVQRLRDGRSFSARRVHAYQEGMPILSMIASFQDEDEGIEHQTDMPAGIPGPESLPSTADLLGKYDHPVARHWAYERPFDIRHVDPALYVSAKGDKEPRNAVWMKTFGPMPNDPELHRAALAYASDYTILESILRKHGMSWITPGMSVASLDHAMWWHRPLRVDEWLLYVQESPSAQGARGLATGKIFSRDGVHVATVAQEGMIRIPTDLKNKVKGAVQSKVLQHQMRKADRG, from the coding sequence ATGACTGAAGCCGAAGCCGGATTGCAGGGGCCGCCGACACAGGACCCCACCTCCTCACTCCTCCAATTGCTGAACCTCGGTGAGCTGGAGGGTGCCCGGACGGACGAGGACATTTTTATGGGCCCCTCCCAGCAGCAGCCCCGGCACCGCGTGTTCGGCGGCCAGGTGCTGGCGCAGTCGCTGATTGCCGGGAGCCGGACCGTTCCCGAGGGGCGCGGCGTCCATTCCATGCACGGCTATTTCCTGCGCCCGGGGGACGCCAACAAACCCATCACCTTCGGCGTCCAGCGGCTCCGGGACGGCCGCTCGTTCTCGGCGCGGCGCGTGCACGCGTACCAGGAGGGCATGCCCATCCTGTCCATGATCGCGTCGTTCCAGGACGAGGATGAGGGGATCGAGCACCAGACCGACATGCCGGCCGGCATCCCCGGGCCCGAGTCGCTGCCGAGCACCGCTGACCTCCTGGGCAAGTACGACCACCCGGTGGCCCGCCACTGGGCCTATGAGCGGCCCTTCGATATCCGGCACGTCGACCCGGCCCTGTACGTCTCGGCCAAGGGCGACAAGGAACCGCGCAACGCGGTCTGGATGAAGACATTCGGGCCGATGCCCAATGACCCGGAGCTGCACCGAGCGGCCCTGGCCTATGCCAGTGATTACACCATCCTGGAGTCCATCCTCCGCAAGCACGGGATGAGCTGGATTACCCCCGGCATGTCCGTGGCCAGCCTGGATCACGCCATGTGGTGGCACCGTCCCCTCCGCGTGGACGAGTGGCTGCTCTATGTGCAGGAGTCCCCCAGCGCCCAGGGCGCCCGCGGCTTGGCCACCGGCAAGATCTTCAGCCGCGACGGCGTGCACGTGGCCACCGTGGCGCAGGAAGGAATGATCCGGATTCCGACGGACCTCAAGAACAAGGTCAAGGGCGCTGTCCAGTCCAAGGTCCTGCAGCACCAGATGCGCAAGGCTGACCGCGGCTGA
- the ettA gene encoding energy-dependent translational throttle protein EttA: MAEFIYTMTKARKAVGEKLILDDVSMSFFPGAKIGVVGPNGAGKSTILKIMAGLDTPSNGEARLSPGYTVGILLQEPPLNEDKTVLGNVQEGVGEIFGKIQRFNEISEEMASPDADYDALLEEMGQLQEAIDAADAWDLDSQLEQAMDALRCPPPEADVTLLSGGERRRVALCKLLLQKPDLLLLDEPTNHLDAESVLWLEQHLSSYPGAVLAVTHDRYFLDHVAEWIAEVDRGHLYPYEGNYSTYLEKKRARLEVQGKKDAKQAKRLTEELEWVRSNAKGRQTKSKARLARYEEMAAEADRTRKLDFEEIQIPPGPRLGGLVLEAKNLQKGFEDRTLIDGLSFTLPRNGIVGVIGPNGVGKTTLFKTIVGLEPLDGGELKIGDSVKISYADQSRGGIDPNKTLWEVVSDGLDYIQVGHVEMPSRAYVAAFGFKGPDQQKKAGVLSGGERNRLNLALTLKQGGNLLLLDEPTNDLDVETLSSLENALLEFPGCAVVVSHDRWFLDRVATHILAYEGDEENPSKWYWFEGNFESYEENKVERLGPDAAKPHRVTHRRLTRD, from the coding sequence ATGGCGGAATTTATCTACACAATGACCAAGGCCCGCAAGGCCGTTGGCGAAAAACTCATCCTCGATGACGTAAGCATGTCCTTCTTCCCGGGGGCCAAGATCGGCGTCGTCGGCCCGAATGGTGCAGGTAAGTCCACCATTCTCAAGATCATGGCCGGACTGGACACGCCGTCAAACGGTGAGGCCCGGCTCAGCCCCGGTTACACGGTGGGGATCCTGCTGCAGGAACCGCCGCTGAACGAGGACAAGACCGTCCTGGGCAACGTCCAGGAGGGCGTCGGCGAGATCTTCGGCAAGATCCAGCGCTTCAACGAGATCTCCGAGGAGATGGCCAGCCCCGACGCTGACTACGATGCCCTCCTCGAGGAGATGGGCCAGCTGCAGGAAGCGATCGATGCCGCCGATGCCTGGGATCTCGACTCCCAGCTCGAGCAGGCCATGGACGCCCTCCGTTGCCCGCCGCCCGAAGCCGACGTCACCCTGCTCTCCGGCGGTGAGCGCCGCCGTGTTGCCCTCTGCAAGCTCCTGCTCCAGAAGCCGGACCTGCTGCTCCTCGACGAGCCCACCAACCACCTCGACGCCGAGAGCGTGCTCTGGCTCGAACAGCACCTCTCCAGCTACCCCGGCGCCGTCCTCGCCGTCACCCACGACCGGTACTTCCTCGACCACGTGGCCGAGTGGATCGCCGAAGTGGACCGCGGCCACCTGTACCCGTACGAGGGCAACTACTCCACGTACCTCGAGAAGAAGCGCGCCCGTCTGGAAGTCCAGGGCAAGAAGGACGCCAAGCAGGCCAAGCGCCTCACTGAGGAACTCGAGTGGGTCCGCTCCAACGCCAAGGGACGCCAGACCAAGTCCAAGGCCCGTCTGGCCCGCTACGAGGAAATGGCTGCCGAAGCCGACCGCACCCGCAAGCTGGACTTCGAAGAAATCCAGATCCCGCCGGGACCGCGTTTGGGCGGCCTCGTCCTGGAGGCGAAGAACCTGCAGAAGGGCTTCGAGGACCGCACCCTGATCGACGGGCTGTCCTTCACCCTGCCGCGCAACGGCATCGTCGGTGTCATCGGCCCCAACGGCGTGGGCAAGACCACCCTCTTCAAGACCATCGTCGGGCTCGAACCCCTCGACGGCGGCGAGCTGAAGATCGGTGACTCCGTCAAGATCTCCTACGCGGACCAGAGCCGCGGCGGCATTGACCCGAACAAGACCCTGTGGGAAGTCGTCTCCGACGGCCTCGACTATATCCAGGTCGGCCACGTCGAAATGCCGTCCCGCGCCTATGTCGCCGCCTTCGGCTTCAAGGGCCCGGACCAGCAGAAGAAGGCCGGTGTTCTCTCCGGTGGTGAGCGCAACCGCCTGAACCTGGCCCTGACCCTCAAGCAGGGCGGCAACCTGCTGCTCCTTGACGAGCCGACTAACGACCTCGACGTCGAGACGCTCAGCAGCCTCGAGAACGCCCTGCTCGAATTCCCGGGCTGCGCCGTTGTGGTCTCGCACGACCGCTGGTTCCTGGACCGTGTGGCGACCCACATCCTGGCCTACGAAGGCGACGAGGAGAACCCCTCCAAGTGGTACTGGTTCGAGGGCAACTTCGAATCCTACGAGGAGAACAAGGTCGAGCGCCTGGGCCCGGATGCGGCCAAGCCGCACCGCGTGACCCACCGCCGCCTCACCCGCGACTAA
- the ssb gene encoding single-stranded DNA-binding protein, with amino-acid sequence MSDNITVRGFVATEPKSSTTPGGVATASFRLGSTDRRYDRAKDAWVDGSTNWFTVQGYRQLAGNIGCSIKKGQRVIVTGRLKMRSWENDGRIYHVAEIAADSVGHDLMWGSANFIRTATNGPQDAAGQSPSPAFQDGSRDESPADDQAQEGHGNDSDSDGDGSGSRTVFINDVNGEAEELDEETGELKGAAA; translated from the coding sequence ATGAGTGACAACATCACGGTCCGCGGCTTCGTCGCCACGGAACCCAAAAGTTCGACGACGCCGGGCGGGGTGGCGACGGCGTCGTTCCGGCTGGGCTCGACCGACCGGCGCTACGACCGTGCCAAGGACGCCTGGGTGGACGGGAGCACCAACTGGTTCACCGTCCAGGGCTACCGGCAATTGGCGGGAAACATCGGCTGCAGCATCAAGAAGGGCCAGCGGGTCATCGTCACGGGACGGCTCAAGATGAGGAGCTGGGAAAACGACGGGCGGATCTACCACGTGGCTGAAATCGCCGCCGATTCCGTCGGCCACGACCTCATGTGGGGGTCCGCCAACTTCATCCGCACCGCCACCAACGGACCCCAGGACGCTGCCGGGCAGTCCCCGTCCCCGGCCTTCCAGGACGGCAGTCGCGATGAAAGCCCCGCCGATGACCAAGCCCAGGAGGGGCACGGCAACGACAGCGACAGTGACGGGGACGGGTCCGGATCCCGCACTGTTTTCATCAACGACGTCAATGGGGAGGCGGAGGAACTCGACGAGGAGACGGGAGAGCTGAAAGGGGCAGCCGCCTGA
- a CDS encoding magnesium and cobalt transport protein CorA — protein MSIVDNAVYVDGYRTADPENLDETYFILRQRQGMAWIGLYRPDAEELRSVAEEFDLNHLAVEDALAGHQRAKLEHYGETLFLVLRPARYLDHLEKVEFGEIHVFRGADFVVTVRRAESPDLARVRHRMESQPAFLALGPDAVLYAILDQVVDEYEPVVAGLENDVDEIEDDLFAADPGVSRRIYELSRQVIMFQRATAPLIGILQSLMGERPDHQPLPELQDHYRDVLDHVLRLSERIAAFRALLQNALAVNAALVAQRQNDEMRLLTESSIAQNEQVKRISSWAAILFAPTLIGTIYGMNFRSMPELDWVFGYPMALGLMIGMGVALYWTFKRNKWI, from the coding sequence GTGAGCATTGTCGACAACGCAGTGTACGTGGACGGATACCGGACCGCGGACCCGGAGAACCTGGACGAGACGTACTTCATCCTGCGCCAGCGCCAGGGCATGGCCTGGATCGGGCTCTACCGGCCGGATGCCGAAGAGCTGCGTTCCGTCGCCGAGGAATTCGATCTCAACCACTTGGCCGTGGAGGATGCACTTGCCGGGCATCAGCGGGCCAAGCTGGAACACTACGGTGAAACGCTCTTCCTGGTCCTGCGCCCCGCCCGGTACCTGGATCATCTGGAGAAAGTCGAGTTCGGCGAGATCCATGTCTTCCGCGGGGCGGACTTCGTGGTGACGGTGCGCCGTGCCGAATCACCGGATCTGGCCCGGGTCCGCCACCGGATGGAGTCCCAGCCTGCGTTCCTGGCACTCGGTCCTGATGCCGTGCTTTACGCGATCCTGGATCAGGTCGTGGATGAGTACGAACCGGTTGTTGCCGGCCTGGAAAACGACGTCGACGAGATCGAGGACGACCTCTTCGCCGCGGACCCGGGTGTGTCCCGCCGGATCTACGAGCTCTCCCGCCAGGTCATCATGTTCCAGCGGGCGACGGCTCCGCTGATTGGCATCCTGCAGTCGCTGATGGGCGAAAGGCCGGATCATCAGCCACTTCCCGAGCTGCAGGACCACTACCGGGACGTCCTGGACCATGTCCTGCGGCTGAGTGAACGCATCGCCGCCTTCCGCGCCCTGCTGCAGAATGCGCTCGCCGTCAACGCGGCGTTGGTGGCCCAGCGGCAGAACGATGAAATGCGGCTGCTGACAGAGTCGAGCATCGCCCAGAACGAGCAGGTCAAGCGGATCTCTTCGTGGGCTGCCATCCTGTTCGCGCCGACGCTCATCGGCACCATCTACGGAATGAATTTCCGCAGCATGCCTGAACTGGACTGGGTGTTCGGGTATCCGATGGCGCTGGGCCTGATGATCGGCATGGGCGTGGCGCTGTATTGGACGTTCAAGCGCAATAAGTGGATCTAG